DNA sequence from the Bacillota bacterium genome:
AGGTGCCGTCCATGTTCCTCGGCATACCTACCACGATCTCTCCCGCACCGGTGTCCCGGGCGATCGCCGTGATCTCCTTTATGTCGTGCTCCCAGCCACGGCTCTTGAGGACCCGAAACGGTGACGCCACAAG
Encoded proteins:
- the ruvX gene encoding Holliday junction resolvase RuvX, with product MTRLGIDLGDVRIGVAIGDELGLVASPFRVLKSRGWEHDIKEITAIARDTGAGEIVVGMPRNMDGT